The stretch of DNA ATGGCTTTGCTGGCGGTTTTCACTTAGCCGGCGACCGCCGCGGCCGTCTACTACCCATACAACTACGGCATAGACTGGTCGGAGGCGCCATTCAACCAGCGCGGGAAGGCCGACGTGTGGGAGTGGGGGAAGTGAATTCCTCGACGGCTGGCGGGGCGAGGGGATATGCGAACACAGCAGCCGTTGACCAGTCCACCCAACGGCTTCTGCGGGGTTGATGGCAGCTTCTGGCTGATCCAGTGTCTCGCGCTCGCGGGAGAGCGCGAACGCGCGCAGGAGTACTTCGAGACTGTCACCGCCCACGCCAACGACCTGGGATTGCTCGCTGAGATGGTGGACTTCACGACCGGCGGACTTCTCGGCAACACCCCGCAGGCGTTCTCGCACATCGGGGTCAACAACGCAGCGTGGGCGTTGTCACGCTAGTCGGCGAGGTGCTTCACGTCGCATCAGCCTCCGCCATTCGGGCGAGTAGATCATGCACTTCCTTGACTCCGGGAACTGAGAAATGAGCATGGGTGGAGCCGCGACCCACCTTGATGGTCCATGCATCGTCGGGTGCCATCTCGAACATGTCCTCGTCAGTGCGATCGTCGCCGATGGCGAGCACGAACTCGACGTCCTCCTGGCCCATCCACCGATGTGCCGCGCTGCCCTTGTTGACTCTCGCCGACTTGATCTCGACGACCCTGTGCCCCTCAACGATCGTCACGTCGAGGTCGCTGGCGATTCCCACGAGAGCCGCTTTCAGCTCGGCCACTCGCGTTTCGGCGAACGCTGGGTGGATCGCGCGGTAGTGCCAGGCAAGAGAAGAGTCTTTCTCTTCGACGAATGAGCCCGGCGTACGATCCGCGAACAGGTCGAGAACGGGACTGATCCGGGGCTTCCATTCGTCGGTCACCGGCTCGGCTGTGACCCATTGATCACCTCGGACGCGCAGCCATACGCCGTGTTCGGCCACCAGGTCGACCGGCAGGTCACCGAGCCATTCTTCGAGCGACGTCCGCTGCCGACCGGAAATGACGACGACCTCGTTTCGGGGGTCCGACGCCAGTTGCTTCAGCAGGTTGTGCACCCGTGCCGACGGGCGTGCCTGTCGTGGGGTTGGTGCGAAGGGCACGAGGGTCCCGTCATAGTCGAGCATGAGGAGCCGGCGTTTCGCGCCGCGGTACGAGCGCAAGAGCCGATCTCGCGCCGGCTCGTGAAGCAGTTGTGCGTCATATGCGAACTGCGTGAGCTTCACCTGTTCCAGGGAGTCCAGGAACTCCTCGGCCCATCGCGAGACGGTGTAGCGACTCACCCTATGCTGCATGGAGGTCATCCGCTCACGCTGTTCCTTGGGCGGCATGGTGAGCGCCGTCTCCAACGCCTCGACCATACCGTCCAAGTCGTAGGGGTTGACCTGCAGCGCCTCGCTGAGCTCCTGCGCAGTTCCGGCCATCTCGGAGAGCACGAGGACGCCACCGGTGTCGCCGCGTGAGGCCACGTACTCCTTCGCGATCAGATTCATGCCGTCACGCAGCGGAGTGACGTAGGCGACATCCGATGCGGCGTACATGCTCGACAGGGTGGGGAACGGCAGGGAGCGGTACAGGTAGCGCACCGGAGTCCAGTCGAGCGTCCCGTGCTTGCCGTTGATGGATCCCACCAACCGCTCGACATCTTTCTTGAGTCTCGCGTACTCCTCGACTCGAGTGCGCGAAGGCACCGCGACACAGATCAGCGACACCTTGTTTCGCCACTCCGGATGCCGGTCGAGGAACGCGTCGTACGCGCGCAGACGCTCGGGAATGCCCTTGGTGTAGTCGAGCCGATCGACTGAGAGCACGACCTTGCAGCCGACCGCACCGGCTGTGATGCCCTCGGCTTTCTTGCGTGCCTTGGGTGAAGCAGCCCCTTTGGCGTAGCGATTGTAGTCGATACCCATGGGGAATGCATCCACGATCACGAGACGTTCGTCCACCACCACCCGACCATGCTGCTCCTCGACAGCCAAGATGCGTCGGGCGCTGCTCAGAAACTCGCTCACATAGTCGTAGGTGTGAAACCCGATCAGATCGCTGCCGAGAAGCCCCTCGAGTATCTCGCGACGCCACGGCAGCATTCGGAAGACCTCGAAACAGGGAAACGGTATGTGCAGGAAGAAGCCGATCTTGGCGTCCGGCATCTTCTCTCTCAGCATCTTGGGCAGCAGCATCAGCTGGTAGTCCTGGACCCATATGGTGTCTCCCGGCCGGGCGACTTCGAGGACCGCCTCGCAGTACTTGCGGTTGACACGCTCGTAGACGGCCCAGTTGTCGGCATCGAACCTGGCGTACTGGGTGAACTGGTGGAACAGCGGCCACAAGGTCTGGTTCGAGAACCCCGCGTAGAAACCGCGCACATCCGCGGCAGTGAGGAACACCGGCACGCAGCGGTGCTTCTCGGCCAACTCGATTCGGATGCGCTCGCGTTCCTCGGAGGAGAGACGCGCTTCGGACACCTCGGCCCAGCCGACCCAGAGGCTCTCGTGCGCGTCGTGAAACGATCCCAGTCCGGTCGCCACGCCGCCGACGCTGCGCTTGACCGCGACAGCGCCCGCTCGCTTCTCGACAGATACGGGAAGCCGGTTGGAGACGATGATGACCCGCTGCATGCTACCCCTTGGGAACCATTGGCTGGCGCACCGCACGTTTCTCACGAGAGGCACCGGGGCGGTCATCCGCCCTCAACTGATGATACCCGTGACGCAGGGAC from Actinomycetota bacterium encodes:
- a CDS encoding bifunctional alpha,alpha-trehalose-phosphate synthase (UDP-forming)/trehalose-phosphatase; amino-acid sequence: MQRVIIVSNRLPVSVEKRAGAVAVKRSVGGVATGLGSFHDAHESLWVGWAEVSEARLSSEERERIRIELAEKHRCVPVFLTAADVRGFYAGFSNQTLWPLFHQFTQYARFDADNWAVYERVNRKYCEAVLEVARPGDTIWVQDYQLMLLPKMLREKMPDAKIGFFLHIPFPCFEVFRMLPWRREILEGLLGSDLIGFHTYDYVSEFLSSARRILAVEEQHGRVVVDERLVIVDAFPMGIDYNRYAKGAASPKARKKAEGITAGAVGCKVVLSVDRLDYTKGIPERLRAYDAFLDRHPEWRNKVSLICVAVPSRTRVEEYARLKKDVERLVGSINGKHGTLDWTPVRYLYRSLPFPTLSSMYAASDVAYVTPLRDGMNLIAKEYVASRGDTGGVLVLSEMAGTAQELSEALQVNPYDLDGMVEALETALTMPPKEQRERMTSMQHRVSRYTVSRWAEEFLDSLEQVKLTQFAYDAQLLHEPARDRLLRSYRGAKRRLLMLDYDGTLVPFAPTPRQARPSARVHNLLKQLASDPRNEVVVISGRQRTSLEEWLGDLPVDLVAEHGVWLRVRGDQWVTAEPVTDEWKPRISPVLDLFADRTPGSFVEEKDSSLAWHYRAIHPAFAETRVAELKAALVGIASDLDVTIVEGHRVVEIKSARVNKGSAAHRWMGQEDVEFVLAIGDDRTDEDMFEMAPDDAWTIKVGRGSTHAHFSVPGVKEVHDLLARMAEADAT